Proteins encoded together in one Corallococcus soli window:
- a CDS encoding bifunctional alpha,alpha-trehalose-phosphate synthase (UDP-forming)/trehalose-phosphatase, translating into MARLLLVSNRLPVTVKVEKDSVSVGRSAGGLATGLRRPHERSGGLWIGWPGDVSRLTDAQRTRVEEQLAELNCVPLYLSASEVSRFYEGYSNRVLWPLCHYMLDRIPRQDRDWDAYRKANERFADLAAKHYQPGDTIWVHDYQLMLVPGLLRERLPQARIGYFHHIPFPSSEIFSTLPRRTELLKGLLGADLIGFHAVSYVRHFSGTLLRHLGLDTDIDRILFQGREVRVGAFPMGIDATAFETLAQEPAVLDEVKVLHERAHDERLLLGIDRLDYTKGIPRRLLAVQRVLERTPALRGRLRFIQVAVPSRTQVQAYAEYRETVDELVGRINGLYGTVHSTPVHYLYRSLNEKQLVSLYRGADVMLVTPVRDGMNLVAKEFCSARPDEDGVLVLSEFAGAASEMRDALLVNPYDVEGMADAIEEALEMPKPERQQRMRCLRTGVKERDVHWWVASFLDRLQGLKSVAERPPLPDGMLALEKLKGPGRKVLFLDYDGTLVGFASRPELAAPDAELMKLLKDLCARPDVAVHVVSGRPKDTLEAWFGELPMGLHAEHGLWSRMRRGQPWQALPGASFEWKPRVKAVLDAFAARVTGSFVEEKTASLAWHYRKVDAEFGALQARELRLLLYERFAEEPMHILPGDRVVEVRPRGINKGRVVPEVLKHEAPDVRVLAMGDDVTDEDLFAAIAAGGLTVHAGNKHTRAGYRVEGPPEVRRFLKALLEQ; encoded by the coding sequence ATGGCCCGACTCCTGCTCGTCTCGAACCGTCTCCCCGTCACCGTCAAGGTGGAGAAGGACAGCGTCTCCGTGGGGCGGAGCGCGGGAGGGCTCGCCACCGGCCTCCGCCGTCCTCACGAGCGCTCCGGCGGCCTGTGGATAGGCTGGCCCGGAGATGTCTCCCGGCTGACGGACGCCCAGCGCACCCGGGTGGAGGAGCAGCTGGCGGAGCTGAACTGCGTGCCGCTGTACCTGTCCGCCAGTGAGGTCAGCCGCTTCTACGAGGGCTACTCCAACCGGGTGCTCTGGCCGCTGTGCCACTACATGCTGGACCGCATCCCCCGGCAGGACCGGGACTGGGACGCGTACCGCAAGGCGAACGAGCGCTTCGCCGACCTGGCAGCGAAGCACTACCAGCCGGGCGACACCATCTGGGTGCACGACTACCAGCTCATGCTGGTGCCCGGCCTGCTGCGCGAGCGCCTGCCGCAGGCGCGCATCGGCTACTTCCACCACATCCCCTTTCCGTCGTCGGAGATCTTCAGCACGCTGCCCCGGCGCACGGAGCTGTTGAAGGGCCTGCTGGGCGCGGACCTCATCGGCTTCCACGCGGTGAGCTATGTGCGGCACTTCTCCGGCACGCTGCTGCGGCACCTGGGGCTGGACACGGACATCGACCGCATCCTCTTCCAGGGGCGCGAGGTGCGCGTGGGGGCCTTCCCCATGGGCATCGACGCCACCGCCTTCGAAACGCTGGCGCAGGAGCCGGCGGTGCTGGACGAGGTGAAGGTCCTGCACGAGCGCGCCCACGACGAGCGGCTGCTCCTGGGCATTGATCGGCTGGACTACACCAAGGGCATCCCCCGGCGCCTGCTCGCGGTGCAGCGCGTGCTGGAGCGCACGCCGGCCCTGCGCGGACGCCTGCGCTTCATCCAGGTCGCCGTCCCCAGCCGCACCCAGGTGCAGGCGTACGCGGAGTACCGCGAGACGGTGGACGAGCTGGTGGGCCGCATCAACGGCCTGTACGGCACCGTGCACAGCACGCCGGTGCACTACCTCTACCGGTCGCTGAACGAGAAGCAGCTCGTGAGCCTCTACCGGGGCGCGGACGTGATGCTGGTGACGCCGGTGCGTGACGGCATGAACCTGGTCGCCAAGGAGTTCTGCTCGGCCCGCCCGGACGAGGACGGCGTGCTGGTGCTCAGCGAGTTCGCGGGCGCGGCGTCGGAGATGCGCGACGCGCTGCTCGTCAATCCCTACGACGTGGAGGGCATGGCGGACGCCATCGAAGAGGCGCTGGAGATGCCGAAGCCTGAGCGCCAGCAGCGCATGCGCTGCCTGCGCACGGGCGTGAAGGAGCGCGACGTGCACTGGTGGGTGGCCAGCTTCCTGGACCGCCTCCAGGGGCTGAAGTCCGTGGCGGAGCGCCCGCCGCTGCCGGACGGGATGCTCGCGCTGGAGAAGCTCAAGGGCCCCGGGCGCAAGGTGCTCTTCCTGGACTACGACGGCACGCTGGTGGGCTTCGCGTCCCGGCCGGAGCTGGCCGCGCCGGACGCGGAGCTGATGAAGCTGCTCAAGGACCTGTGCGCCCGGCCGGACGTGGCGGTGCACGTGGTGAGCGGCCGCCCCAAGGACACGCTGGAGGCCTGGTTCGGCGAGCTGCCCATGGGTTTGCACGCCGAGCACGGCCTGTGGTCGCGCATGCGGCGGGGACAGCCGTGGCAGGCGTTGCCGGGCGCGTCCTTCGAATGGAAGCCCCGGGTGAAGGCCGTGCTGGACGCGTTCGCCGCGCGGGTGACGGGCTCCTTCGTGGAGGAGAAGACGGCGTCGCTCGCGTGGCACTACCGCAAGGTGGACGCGGAGTTCGGCGCGCTCCAGGCGCGCGAGCTGCGCCTGCTCCTGTACGAGCGCTTCGCCGAGGAGCCCATGCACATCCTCCCCGGAGACCGGGTGGTGGAGGTGCGGCCCCGGGGCATCAACAAGGGCCGCGTGGTACCGGAGGTGCTCAAGCACGAGGCACCGGACGTGCGCGTGCTGGCCATGGGCGACGACGTCACCGACGAGGACCTGTTCGCGGCGATTGCAGCCGGCGGCCTCACCGTGCACGCGGGCAACAAGCACACGCGCGCGGGCTACCGCGTGGAGGGTCCACCGGAGGTGCGGCGGTTCTTGAAGGCCCTGCTGGAACAGTAG
- a CDS encoding SIS domain-containing protein, with amino-acid sequence MIPPLPTLAREAAQAPAAARLQLDRCRDTLAYLGARLRRTPPRFVVTCARGSSDHAAVYGKYLIETTLGRAVASLGPSVASVYNTRSLDLRDSLFIAISQSGQSPDLLRMTEAARAGGAVVLGFINDESSPLAALCDVHVPLSAGPEHSVAATKSYLLSGLAFLQLVAYWSDAPELHDAARRLPDALEAASQLDWWPALASLKDASSLYVVGRGSGLGAALEMALKLKETCRLHAEAFSSAEVLHGPLGLVRPGFPVLALGQDDNAAPGTRAVVQRMVELGATVHATLSVPGAKLLPTLPDLPAVLAPLCQVQSFYFAVHQLATARGLNPDAPAHLRKVTETV; translated from the coding sequence ATGATTCCTCCCCTTCCCACCCTCGCGCGCGAGGCCGCCCAGGCGCCCGCCGCCGCCCGCCTTCAGCTCGACCGCTGCCGGGACACCCTGGCGTACCTGGGGGCCCGCCTCCGCCGGACCCCGCCCCGCTTCGTCGTCACCTGCGCTCGGGGCAGCTCCGACCACGCGGCCGTCTACGGCAAGTACCTCATCGAAACGACGCTGGGCCGCGCCGTCGCGTCCCTGGGCCCCAGCGTCGCGTCCGTCTACAACACGCGCTCGCTCGACCTGCGCGACTCGCTCTTCATCGCCATCTCCCAGTCCGGCCAGAGCCCCGACCTGCTGCGCATGACCGAGGCCGCGCGCGCGGGTGGCGCCGTCGTGCTCGGCTTCATCAACGACGAGTCCTCGCCCCTGGCCGCGCTGTGCGACGTGCACGTCCCGCTGTCCGCCGGCCCCGAGCACAGCGTCGCCGCCACCAAGTCCTACCTGCTCTCCGGCCTCGCCTTCCTCCAGCTCGTCGCCTACTGGTCGGACGCCCCCGAGCTGCACGACGCCGCCCGGCGCCTGCCCGACGCCCTGGAGGCCGCGAGCCAGCTCGACTGGTGGCCGGCGCTGGCCTCCCTCAAGGACGCCTCCAGCCTCTACGTCGTCGGGCGCGGCAGTGGCCTGGGCGCCGCGCTGGAGATGGCCCTCAAGCTCAAGGAGACCTGCCGCCTGCACGCGGAGGCCTTCAGCTCCGCCGAGGTCCTGCACGGGCCGCTCGGGCTCGTGCGGCCGGGCTTCCCCGTGCTCGCGCTCGGTCAGGACGACAACGCGGCGCCGGGCACGCGCGCCGTCGTGCAGCGCATGGTCGAGCTGGGCGCCACCGTCCACGCCACCCTGTCCGTCCCGGGCGCGAAGCTGCTGCCCACGCTGCCGGACCTGCCCGCCGTGCTCGCGCCCCTGTGCCAGGTGCAGAGCTTCTACTTCGCGGTGCACCAGCTCGCGACCGCGCGCGGCTTGAACCCCGACGCCCCCGCGCACCTGCGCAAGGTCACGGAGACGGTGTGA
- a CDS encoding DUF3857 domain-containing protein, giving the protein MSRFTSLAAVFVLTCPVLALAKPNADDRAREYAAEAQKAAGSPRGAASLLRMHALVDDVEDLTPLVSTYQQIASRRSSDVNTRTTAQILLMDAERSRGRMVRANEVRQWLGFVNDYYVVGGFENEGKAGCDTDFGPEAAALDLTARYPGAKGHEATWRKLAVTSADGYVDLATAVRPNKEAVAYALTWLEVPQDTRVALGLGTSGGYRLWVNGQLASKEDRYNLPRPDQTRVSVKLKKGLNRVLVKVCQESGPLGFYLRSETASARATLPAKAPALERMPAPAPQVLPTLTSSLRALVEKKPDDAALRGDYAQVLAFFRAYDEREHTASAEAAAAAEAAPNDARLQLLAANTQTDDLNERRRFLEAAVKADPGFAPARLALADHEMDRGHPERVQPLLAPLMEKDDGRNEPGARLLLARAAEALGERARAHALVEETFRQQPRVPRVVRVAAAVSRQLGRNQEAMDRMRVVLALRFDDTNTRRQLAAQLADAGKVDAAEREYAKLTDLNPFDNGSRVRLAELKAANGAVEESTALFTEAKALSPDEPEVYEREGRALLAAGQREPALAAFERSLVLRPQNPGLKEALRALKGESESASTQYLVDAKPLAREAEGYVHEDAVYLVDNTYVRVQKSGLSSRLQQMVVKVLNTRGVDAFRSIPVSYSPDRQEVRVLKARVTKSDGSVVESYGDAERNMNEPWTGMYYDARVRVLSFPSLAVGDTLELTYRLDDTAQDNLLSDYWGDVESVQGVYPKVRFQYVVDMPRERPLYWNKSRLAGVEQQQSPLEDNSRTLYRFGAKHVSKVVPEPGMPGWAEVAQNLHISTYKTWDQVGTYWWGLVRDQLQPNAELKATVDQVLQGVDRKNELAVVRAIYSFVVTNTRYVALEFGIHGFKPYRVDRVLARRFGDCKDKASLIYSMLKVAGVDSRLVLLRMRNLGSLDAEPASLAAFNHAIAYVPKFDLYLDGTAEFHGAKELPSADRVANVLVVDPNGTSTFLTTPEAKAQDNTTTLAMEVALRPDGGAEVKGQSSVSGQSAPDYRRAYRPESTRKSTFERAWAQSFPGLTVREVKLSDTTRLDDDVALDFKMGIPRYAEVLPGGSLRFLPFGTGRTYQQAYASLAERRFDLVMQSPWVNTFKLRYTLPGGYTVAEMPQAVEETTPFGRVKLSYRVEDGALVADGEVALSVARIKAGEYPQFREFLGRVDRAFGRRILLQGPGQKTASR; this is encoded by the coding sequence ATGTCGCGTTTCACATCGCTGGCCGCAGTCTTCGTGCTCACCTGCCCCGTGCTGGCGCTCGCGAAGCCGAACGCGGACGACCGGGCCCGCGAGTACGCGGCCGAGGCCCAGAAGGCCGCCGGTTCACCGCGCGGGGCCGCCTCGCTCCTGCGGATGCACGCGCTGGTGGACGACGTGGAGGACCTCACCCCCCTGGTGAGCACCTACCAGCAGATCGCGTCCCGCCGCTCGTCCGACGTGAACACGCGCACCACCGCGCAGATCCTGCTGATGGACGCGGAGCGCTCGCGGGGCCGGATGGTGCGCGCCAATGAAGTCCGCCAGTGGCTGGGCTTCGTCAATGACTACTACGTCGTCGGCGGCTTCGAGAACGAGGGCAAGGCCGGCTGCGACACCGACTTCGGTCCGGAGGCCGCCGCGTTGGACCTCACGGCGCGCTACCCCGGCGCCAAGGGCCACGAGGCCACCTGGCGCAAGCTCGCCGTCACGTCCGCGGATGGCTACGTGGACCTGGCCACCGCCGTGCGCCCCAACAAGGAGGCCGTGGCGTACGCGCTCACCTGGCTGGAGGTCCCACAGGACACGCGCGTGGCGCTGGGCCTGGGCACCTCCGGCGGCTACCGCCTGTGGGTGAACGGACAGCTGGCCTCCAAGGAGGACCGCTACAACCTGCCCCGCCCCGACCAGACCCGCGTGTCGGTGAAGCTCAAGAAGGGCCTCAACCGCGTCCTCGTGAAGGTGTGCCAGGAGTCCGGCCCGCTGGGCTTCTACCTGCGTTCAGAGACGGCGTCCGCCCGCGCCACGCTGCCCGCCAAGGCGCCCGCGCTGGAGCGCATGCCGGCCCCCGCGCCGCAGGTGCTGCCCACCCTCACCTCATCGCTGCGCGCGCTGGTGGAGAAGAAGCCGGACGACGCGGCCTTGAGGGGTGACTACGCCCAGGTGCTCGCCTTCTTCCGCGCCTATGACGAGCGCGAGCACACCGCCAGCGCCGAGGCCGCCGCCGCCGCCGAGGCCGCCCCCAACGACGCGCGCCTGCAGCTGCTGGCCGCCAACACCCAGACGGACGACCTGAACGAGCGCCGCCGCTTCCTGGAGGCCGCCGTGAAGGCGGACCCCGGCTTCGCCCCCGCGCGGCTGGCGCTGGCGGACCACGAGATGGACCGGGGCCACCCGGAGCGCGTGCAGCCGCTGCTGGCCCCGCTGATGGAGAAGGACGACGGCCGCAACGAGCCCGGCGCACGCCTGCTGCTCGCCCGCGCCGCGGAGGCCCTGGGCGAGCGCGCCCGGGCGCATGCGCTGGTGGAGGAGACCTTCCGGCAGCAGCCCCGCGTCCCCCGCGTGGTGCGCGTGGCGGCGGCGGTGTCCCGGCAGCTGGGCCGCAACCAGGAGGCCATGGACCGCATGCGCGTGGTGCTGGCGCTGCGCTTCGATGACACCAACACCCGCCGGCAGCTGGCCGCGCAGCTCGCGGACGCGGGCAAGGTGGACGCCGCCGAGCGCGAGTACGCGAAGCTCACCGACCTGAACCCCTTCGACAACGGCTCGCGCGTGCGGCTGGCGGAGCTGAAGGCCGCCAACGGCGCCGTGGAGGAGTCCACCGCGCTCTTCACCGAGGCCAAGGCCCTGTCCCCCGACGAGCCGGAGGTCTACGAGCGCGAGGGCCGCGCGCTGCTCGCCGCGGGCCAGCGCGAGCCGGCCCTGGCCGCCTTCGAGCGCTCGCTGGTGCTGCGCCCGCAGAACCCCGGCCTCAAGGAGGCCCTGCGCGCGCTCAAGGGTGAGTCGGAGAGCGCGAGCACACAGTACCTGGTGGACGCGAAGCCGCTGGCCAGGGAGGCGGAAGGGTACGTGCACGAGGACGCCGTCTACCTCGTGGACAACACCTACGTGCGCGTCCAGAAGAGCGGCCTGTCCAGCCGCCTGCAGCAGATGGTGGTGAAGGTCCTCAACACGCGCGGCGTGGACGCCTTCCGCAGCATCCCCGTCAGCTATTCGCCGGACCGCCAGGAAGTGCGCGTGCTCAAGGCCCGCGTGACGAAGTCGGACGGCTCCGTGGTGGAGAGCTACGGCGACGCCGAGCGCAACATGAACGAGCCGTGGACGGGCATGTACTACGACGCCCGCGTGCGCGTGCTGTCGTTCCCGTCGCTCGCCGTGGGCGACACGCTGGAGCTCACCTACCGCCTGGACGACACCGCGCAGGACAACCTGCTGTCGGACTACTGGGGTGACGTGGAGAGCGTGCAGGGCGTCTACCCGAAGGTGCGCTTCCAGTACGTCGTGGACATGCCCAGGGAGCGGCCGCTGTACTGGAACAAGAGCCGGCTGGCGGGCGTGGAGCAGCAGCAGTCGCCGCTGGAGGACAACAGCCGCACGCTGTACCGCTTCGGCGCGAAGCACGTCTCCAAGGTGGTGCCGGAGCCGGGCATGCCGGGCTGGGCGGAGGTCGCGCAGAACCTGCACATCTCCACGTACAAGACGTGGGACCAGGTGGGCACCTATTGGTGGGGCCTCGTGCGCGACCAGCTCCAGCCCAACGCGGAGCTGAAGGCCACGGTGGACCAGGTGCTCCAGGGCGTGGACCGCAAGAACGAGCTGGCCGTCGTGCGCGCCATCTACTCCTTCGTCGTCACCAACACCCGCTACGTGGCGCTGGAGTTCGGCATCCACGGCTTCAAGCCCTACCGCGTCGACCGCGTGCTGGCCCGCCGCTTCGGTGACTGCAAGGACAAGGCGAGCCTCATCTACTCCATGCTGAAGGTGGCGGGCGTGGACAGCCGGCTGGTGCTCTTGCGCATGCGCAACCTGGGCTCGCTGGACGCGGAGCCCGCGTCGCTGGCGGCCTTCAACCACGCCATCGCGTACGTGCCCAAGTTCGACCTGTACCTGGACGGCACGGCGGAGTTCCACGGCGCCAAGGAGCTGCCCTCCGCGGACCGCGTCGCCAACGTGCTGGTGGTGGACCCCAACGGCACCAGCACCTTCCTCACCACGCCGGAGGCGAAGGCGCAGGACAACACCACCACGCTGGCCATGGAGGTCGCCCTGCGGCCCGACGGCGGCGCGGAGGTGAAGGGCCAGAGCAGCGTGTCCGGCCAGTCCGCGCCGGACTACCGCCGCGCCTACCGCCCGGAGTCCACGCGCAAGTCCACCTTCGAGCGCGCGTGGGCGCAGAGCTTCCCCGGCCTCACCGTGCGCGAGGTGAAGCTCAGCGACACCACCCGCCTGGATGACGACGTGGCGCTGGACTTCAAGATGGGCATCCCGCGCTACGCGGAGGTCCTCCCCGGCGGCAGCCTGCGCTTCCTGCCCTTCGGCACCGGGCGCACCTACCAGCAGGCGTACGCGTCGCTCGCCGAGCGCCGCTTCGACCTGGTGATGCAGAGCCCCTGGGTGAACACCTTCAAGCTGCGCTACACGCTGCCCGGCGGCTACACCGTCGCGGAGATGCCCCAGGCGGTGGAGGAGACGACGCCCTTCGGCCGCGTGAAGCTCTCCTACCGCGTGGAGGACGGCGCCCTCGTCGCCGACGGCGAGGTGGCCCTCTCCGTCGCCCGCATCAAGGCAGGCGAGTACCCCCAGTTCCGTGAGTTCCTGGGCCGCGTGGACCGGGCCTTCGGCCGCCGCATCCTCTTGCAGGGGCCGGGGCAGAAGACGGCCTCGCGGTAG
- the nagA gene encoding N-acetylglucosamine-6-phosphate deacetylase — protein MSGATVVVLHGARVFTGDQLLEGQAVVLEGDTVRAVVPAAEIPPGATVHTLPGDTLLAPGFIDVQVNGAGGVLFNDTPTVEAALAIASAMRRTGTTGLLPTFITDDPTRMRAACEAALEATARPDSGVLGVHLEGPFISRERAGVHAPGFIRAPDPRDLDYLTALPRRFAAHGGRVLMTLAPECVDDATLRRLTAAGVVLSAGHTAATSERTTQALLAGVRGFTHLFNAMPPVLNRQPGPVVAALTHDDAWCGVIADGVHVHADNLRLVLKVKPPGKVFLVTDAMPPVGTTVMSFQLQGRTILRRNGRLETEDGTLAGADIDLTGAVRHCVHSLGVPLDEALRMASLHPATFLGVHGHRGRVAPGHRADLVLLKEDLSVHTTWVGGQARSPEN, from the coding sequence ATGTCCGGCGCCACGGTCGTCGTCCTCCACGGCGCGCGGGTCTTCACCGGGGACCAGCTCCTCGAAGGCCAGGCCGTCGTCCTCGAAGGCGACACCGTGCGCGCCGTCGTCCCCGCCGCTGAAATCCCCCCGGGCGCCACCGTGCACACGCTGCCCGGGGACACGCTGCTGGCGCCCGGCTTCATCGACGTGCAGGTGAACGGCGCGGGCGGAGTGCTCTTCAACGACACGCCCACCGTGGAGGCCGCGCTCGCCATCGCCTCCGCCATGCGCCGCACCGGCACCACCGGCCTGCTGCCCACCTTCATCACCGACGACCCCACGCGCATGCGCGCGGCGTGCGAGGCCGCGCTCGAAGCCACCGCGCGCCCCGACAGCGGCGTGCTCGGCGTCCACCTGGAAGGCCCCTTCATCAGCCGCGAGCGCGCGGGCGTCCATGCCCCAGGCTTCATCCGCGCCCCCGACCCGCGCGACCTGGACTACCTCACCGCCCTGCCCCGCCGCTTCGCCGCGCACGGGGGACGCGTGCTGATGACGCTCGCGCCCGAGTGCGTGGATGACGCCACCCTGCGCCGCCTCACCGCGGCCGGCGTGGTGCTCAGCGCGGGCCACACCGCCGCCACCAGCGAGCGCACCACCCAGGCCCTCCTGGCCGGCGTGCGCGGCTTCACGCACCTGTTCAACGCCATGCCTCCGGTGCTGAACCGTCAGCCCGGCCCCGTCGTCGCCGCGCTCACGCACGACGACGCGTGGTGCGGCGTCATCGCGGACGGCGTGCACGTGCACGCGGACAACCTGCGGCTCGTCCTCAAGGTGAAGCCTCCCGGCAAGGTCTTCCTCGTCACGGACGCGATGCCGCCCGTGGGCACCACCGTCATGTCCTTCCAGCTCCAGGGCCGCACCATCCTGCGCCGCAACGGTCGCCTGGAGACGGAGGACGGCACCCTCGCGGGCGCGGACATCGACCTCACCGGGGCCGTGCGCCACTGCGTCCATTCGCTCGGCGTCCCGCTGGACGAAGCGCTGCGCATGGCGTCGCTCCACCCCGCCACGTTCCTCGGCGTGCACGGCCACCGGGGCCGCGTGGCGCCGGGCCATCGCGCGGACCTCGTGCTGCTGAAAGAAGACCTTTCCGTCCACACCACCTGGGTCGGCGGACAGGCGCGAAGCCCGGAAAATTAA
- a CDS encoding DUF3817 domain-containing protein — protein MLKTALGRFRAVAFWEGLSFLVLLLIAMPLKYMMGMPQGVRVVGMAHGVLFMAYLYTLLMAAIEYRWGVKRIVVAFAASLVPGGTFWLDAQLRGEAQALETAKSA, from the coding sequence ATGCTGAAGACCGCCCTGGGACGTTTCCGCGCCGTTGCCTTCTGGGAAGGGCTGTCCTTCCTGGTGCTGCTGCTCATCGCCATGCCGCTGAAGTACATGATGGGCATGCCCCAGGGCGTGCGCGTGGTGGGCATGGCGCACGGCGTGCTCTTCATGGCGTACCTGTACACGCTGCTGATGGCCGCCATCGAGTACCGCTGGGGCGTGAAGCGCATCGTCGTGGCCTTCGCGGCCTCGCTGGTGCCCGGTGGGACGTTCTGGTTGGACGCGCAGCTGCGCGGTGAGGCACAGGCGCTGGAGACGGCGAAGTCGGCCTGA
- a CDS encoding glycosyl hydrolase family 18 protein — MLRSKWIMGLVASALTVTGCGQEVFAPEAEGPGSVMKAPLEAAWAVGVAYSVGTRVSYEGRVYECRQPHTSQSDWTPSAVASLWLDVGPATGGGDTKAPVVTASSSASNVTAAGSVTISASATDEVGVTKIEILENGALVATASSYSRSFASSAQNGTYTYTVKAYDAAGNVGTRTLTVTVAIPGAGDTKAPVVTASSSASNVTTAGSVTISASATDEVGVTKIEILENGTLVATASSFSRAFSSSAQNGTYTYTVKAYDAAGNVGTKVLTVTVAITGQPPVGNKRIVAYFTAWGIYGRNYQVSNVPASKLTHINYAFSNITPDGKCVLGDPFADIDKGFGYPGEWDPGALRGNFRVFQEMKKTNPHLKLLISIGGWSWSKYFSQVAATSASRAAFVKSCVDLYVKGQFPGVTPANGVGVFDGIDVDWEYPTGGGLPDNISSPADKVNYTLLMQEFRTQLAAVTAQTGKPYLLTIATGASPDLLANKQETLKLSNILDFINVMSYDYHGAFEPTVNFHSALNRVTGDPGANDGFYTDGSIAKMLQLGVAPSKIVLGVPFYGRGWGNVPNVNNGLFQSGVPTKGTWDDGQSGLTGVFDYKDLKNNYERAGSGYTKFFHPESKQAYVYSPTTKVWVAYDDAQSMNAKSDYILAKGLGGAMFWELSGDDGTLVNALYSKLH; from the coding sequence ATGCTGCGTAGCAAGTGGATCATGGGCCTGGTCGCGTCCGCGCTGACCGTCACCGGATGTGGCCAGGAAGTCTTCGCCCCCGAAGCCGAGGGCCCGGGCAGCGTGATGAAGGCGCCGCTGGAGGCCGCGTGGGCCGTGGGCGTCGCCTACTCGGTGGGCACGCGCGTCTCCTATGAGGGCCGCGTCTATGAGTGCCGCCAGCCGCACACGTCCCAGTCGGACTGGACGCCGTCGGCCGTGGCCTCGCTGTGGCTCGACGTCGGGCCCGCGACAGGAGGTGGCGACACGAAGGCCCCCGTCGTCACCGCGTCCAGCAGCGCGTCCAACGTCACCGCCGCTGGCTCCGTCACCATCTCCGCCAGCGCCACAGACGAGGTGGGCGTGACGAAGATCGAGATCCTGGAGAACGGCGCGCTCGTCGCCACCGCGTCGTCGTACTCGCGAAGCTTCGCCTCCTCCGCGCAGAACGGCACGTACACGTACACCGTGAAGGCGTACGACGCCGCCGGCAACGTGGGCACCCGGACGCTCACCGTCACCGTCGCCATCCCCGGCGCCGGTGACACGAAGGCCCCTGTCGTCACCGCGTCCAGCAGCGCGTCCAACGTCACCACCGCTGGCTCCGTCACCATCTCCGCCAGCGCCACCGACGAGGTGGGCGTGACGAAGATCGAGATCCTGGAGAACGGCACGCTCGTCGCCACCGCGTCGTCGTTCAGCCGCGCGTTCTCCTCCTCCGCGCAGAACGGCACGTACACGTACACCGTGAAGGCATACGACGCTGCCGGCAACGTGGGCACCAAGGTGCTCACCGTCACCGTCGCCATCACCGGCCAGCCGCCCGTGGGCAACAAGCGCATCGTCGCGTACTTCACCGCGTGGGGCATCTACGGCCGCAACTACCAGGTGTCCAACGTGCCGGCGTCGAAGCTCACGCACATCAACTACGCCTTCTCCAACATCACGCCGGACGGCAAGTGCGTGCTCGGGGATCCGTTCGCGGACATCGACAAGGGCTTCGGCTACCCAGGTGAGTGGGACCCGGGCGCGCTGCGCGGCAACTTCCGCGTGTTCCAGGAGATGAAGAAGACGAATCCGCACCTCAAGCTGCTCATCTCCATTGGCGGCTGGTCCTGGTCCAAGTACTTCTCCCAGGTGGCCGCCACCTCCGCGTCGCGCGCCGCCTTCGTGAAGTCCTGCGTGGACCTGTACGTGAAGGGCCAGTTCCCCGGCGTCACCCCCGCCAACGGCGTGGGCGTGTTCGACGGCATCGACGTGGACTGGGAGTACCCCACCGGCGGCGGCCTGCCGGACAACATCAGCAGCCCCGCGGACAAGGTGAACTACACCCTGCTCATGCAGGAGTTCCGCACCCAGTTGGCCGCCGTCACCGCGCAGACCGGCAAGCCCTACCTGCTCACCATCGCCACGGGCGCCTCGCCGGACCTGCTCGCCAACAAGCAGGAGACGCTGAAGCTGTCCAACATCCTCGATTTCATCAACGTGATGTCCTACGACTACCACGGCGCCTTCGAGCCCACGGTCAACTTCCACTCCGCGCTCAACCGCGTGACGGGTGACCCGGGCGCCAACGACGGCTTCTACACCGACGGCTCCATCGCGAAGATGCTCCAGCTGGGCGTGGCCCCGTCCAAGATTGTGTTGGGCGTTCCGTTCTACGGCCGCGGCTGGGGCAACGTGCCCAACGTGAACAACGGCCTGTTCCAGAGCGGCGTCCCCACCAAGGGCACCTGGGATGACGGCCAGTCGGGCCTCACCGGCGTGTTCGACTACAAGGACCTGAAGAACAACTACGAGCGCGCGGGCTCCGGCTACACGAAGTTCTTCCACCCGGAGAGCAAGCAGGCCTACGTCTACAGCCCGACCACGAAGGTGTGGGTGGCCTACGACGACGCGCAGAGCATGAACGCCAAGTCGGACTACATCCTGGCCAAGGGCCTGGGCGGCGCGATGTTCTGGGAGCTGAGCGGCGACGACGGCACCCTCGTCAACGCCCTGTACTCCAAGCTGCACTGA